From the Solanum pennellii chromosome 4, SPENNV200 genome, one window contains:
- the LOC107016866 gene encoding uncharacterized protein LOC107016866 codes for MNGVVEAANKNIKKILRKRIDNHRVWHEMLPYSLLGYRTTVRTSIRATPYFLVCGTEAVILAEVKIQSLRIIQEAELSNYEWVSKQIDQLKLIDEKRMFAVCHGQLYRQRMIRAFHNRDEYKEKFALNLQGPYMVCKLLSGGALVLSEMDDTSWPKPIPSDAAKRYYA; via the exons ATGAATGGAGTTGTAGAGGCCgccaataagaacatcaagaagattTTAAGGAAAAGGATTGACAATCACCGAGTTTGGCATGAGATGTTACCATATTCCTTGTTGGGTTATCGAACGACTGTCAGAACGTCGATTAGAGCTACTCCATACTTCTTAGTATGTGGAACAGAAGCAGTCATACTTGCTGAAGTTAAGATACAGTCCTTGAGAATCATACAAGAAGCTGAACTGAGTAATTATGAATGGGTCAGCAAGCAGATTGACCAATTGAAACTGATTGACGAGAAGAGAATGTTTGCCGTTTGTCATGGTCAACTATATCGACAGAGAATGATTCGAGCTTTCCACAACAGA GATGagtataaagaaaaatttgCACTGAATTTGCAAGGGCCTTACATGGTTTGTAAATtattatctggaggtgctttggtcctTTCGGAGATGGATGACACTTCATGGCCGAAACCGATCCCCTCAGATGCTGCCAAAAGATACTACGCGTGA